In the genome of Fulvivirga maritima, one region contains:
- the secDF gene encoding protein translocase subunit SecDF, with amino-acid sequence MRNKGAVIVLTVVVTLLCIYYLSFTFVSRGIQQDAIDIATDESGVVDLGKKQAYLDSIYNLPVYNLFGAEFTYKEVKDTELNLGLDLQGGMHVTLEVSPIDIIKGLSGNSNNQAFLTAIEKAKERQRESTTQFADLFLEAYQETTDVPLANVFATAANRGRISRGDSDEAVMDVVKSEIDDAIDRSFIILRTRLDEFGTSQPVIQKLEDQGRIQIEIPGADNPERVRKLLQGVAKLEFWEVAEPATLNNSLMAINSLLVNEEKAKSALGEDTDLAADTKEEVAEQEEEQDLGAALSAEGDSSEEVSLDSALGNTDSTANAVDSLTSTQSPLFELAVGGLMYDLRDTAVIGQILRRPDVKALFRGAVKPLWAVKPITDEQNGRDLLQLYFVETGRGGEAKLTGEVITDARQELDQYSRPAISMQMNALGTRVWAKMTAEAASKNPRGRIAIVLDNVVYSAPGVNGEIPNGNSQITGDFTLDEAKDLANILKAGSLPAPTKIVEEAIVGPTLGEVARNQGILSMVAGLAIVVIFMIGYYAKGGIVANIALVFNIFFILGILAQLKSALTLPGIAGIVLTIGMSIDANVLIFERIREELRNGVKLKAAITAGYQKAFSSIVDANVTTLLTAIILFALGQGPIKGFAITLMIGIICSFFTAVYITRVIVEWWTKKGDESKISFETPFSRNLMANMNVDFMGKRRMAYMISSIVIVVGIALIFIQGLNLGVDFKGGRSYIVNFGEPVVATDMKVALSKSFEDGGTEVKNYGSNSIVKVTTSYMIDDDSDEADDQVQSALIKGIAEYTGQDFVETDSQVDSEHFTISGSSKVGATIAEDIKKSSLEAGIFAIIAIFVYILIRFRRWQFSTGAIIALIHDSLFVFAAFGIAGALGFKFEIDQVFVAAILTIIGYSINDTVVVFDRIREYLGLGAGRERLKVFNTAINSTMNRTVMTSFTTLIVVLILFIFGGEVLRGFSFSLLVGIIVGTYSSIFIASPVVADLDKKLTE; translated from the coding sequence ATGCGAAACAAAGGTGCAGTTATCGTTTTAACCGTCGTGGTTACTTTGCTTTGTATCTATTATCTCTCGTTTACTTTCGTTTCCAGAGGTATTCAGCAAGATGCAATAGATATAGCCACAGACGAATCTGGAGTGGTAGATTTAGGTAAAAAACAGGCCTATTTAGACTCTATTTATAACCTACCTGTTTATAATCTTTTTGGTGCTGAGTTCACTTATAAAGAAGTAAAAGACACAGAGCTGAACCTTGGGCTCGACCTTCAGGGAGGTATGCATGTTACTCTTGAAGTTTCTCCTATAGACATTATTAAAGGACTTAGCGGAAACAGTAATAATCAGGCATTCCTTACTGCTATAGAAAAAGCAAAAGAAAGACAGAGAGAAAGTACTACTCAATTTGCTGATCTTTTCCTTGAGGCTTATCAGGAAACTACTGATGTGCCATTGGCTAATGTTTTTGCTACGGCTGCTAATAGAGGCAGAATAAGCCGTGGTGATAGTGATGAGGCAGTAATGGATGTGGTGAAAAGTGAAATTGATGACGCTATCGATAGATCATTCATCATTTTAAGAACTCGTTTAGATGAATTCGGTACATCTCAGCCTGTTATTCAGAAACTGGAAGATCAAGGTAGAATTCAAATAGAAATACCTGGTGCTGATAATCCTGAAAGAGTAAGAAAATTATTACAAGGAGTAGCTAAGCTAGAATTTTGGGAAGTAGCAGAGCCTGCAACTCTTAATAACTCTTTAATGGCTATCAACAGTTTGTTGGTTAATGAAGAGAAAGCAAAAAGCGCTCTTGGAGAAGATACAGACTTGGCAGCTGATACTAAAGAAGAAGTAGCAGAGCAAGAAGAAGAGCAGGATCTTGGTGCGGCACTATCTGCAGAGGGAGATTCTTCTGAGGAAGTAAGCTTGGACTCAGCTTTAGGGAATACGGATTCTACTGCTAATGCCGTTGATTCTTTAACTAGCACGCAGTCTCCTTTATTTGAGCTTGCTGTTGGAGGTTTAATGTATGATCTTAGAGACACCGCTGTAATAGGTCAGATATTAAGGAGACCTGATGTGAAAGCTTTATTCCGAGGTGCTGTGAAACCTCTATGGGCTGTTAAACCAATCACTGATGAACAGAATGGTCGAGATTTATTACAACTTTATTTTGTAGAAACAGGAAGAGGAGGAGAAGCAAAACTTACTGGTGAGGTAATTACAGATGCTCGTCAAGAACTTGATCAGTATAGTAGACCTGCCATAAGCATGCAGATGAATGCTTTAGGTACCAGAGTTTGGGCTAAAATGACTGCAGAGGCAGCAAGTAAAAACCCTAGAGGCAGAATAGCTATTGTATTAGATAATGTAGTGTACTCAGCTCCTGGTGTTAATGGAGAAATACCTAATGGTAACTCTCAGATTACTGGAGATTTCACTCTGGATGAAGCTAAGGATTTAGCTAACATATTGAAAGCGGGTTCACTTCCTGCTCCTACAAAAATTGTAGAGGAAGCTATAGTAGGACCTACTTTGGGTGAAGTAGCTCGTAACCAGGGTATACTTTCTATGGTAGCAGGTTTGGCTATTGTAGTTATTTTCATGATTGGTTACTATGCAAAAGGTGGTATTGTAGCTAACATCGCTCTTGTATTTAACATCTTCTTTATTCTGGGAATTTTGGCTCAGTTAAAGTCAGCACTAACTCTACCTGGTATCGCGGGTATCGTGCTTACCATTGGTATGTCTATAGATGCTAACGTACTTATCTTTGAAAGAATAAGAGAGGAACTTAGAAATGGAGTGAAGTTGAAGGCTGCTATAACCGCTGGTTATCAAAAAGCATTTAGCTCTATTGTAGATGCTAACGTTACTACGTTACTTACCGCTATTATCCTTTTTGCTCTTGGTCAGGGACCTATCAAAGGTTTTGCAATAACCCTAATGATCGGTATTATTTGTTCTTTCTTCACTGCAGTATACATTACCAGAGTAATAGTAGAGTGGTGGACTAAGAAAGGTGATGAAAGCAAAATTTCATTCGAAACTCCATTCTCAAGAAATCTGATGGCTAACATGAATGTTGATTTCATGGGTAAGAGAAGAATGGCCTACATGATTTCATCTATAGTGATAGTAGTTGGTATAGCTTTGATTTTCATTCAAGGATTGAACCTTGGTGTAGATTTTAAAGGAGGTAGATCATATATAGTAAACTTTGGAGAGCCTGTAGTAGCTACAGATATGAAAGTAGCTCTTAGTAAGAGTTTTGAAGATGGTGGTACTGAAGTAAAGAATTACGGAAGCAACAGCATTGTAAAAGTGACTACTTCTTATATGATTGATGATGATTCTGATGAAGCTGATGATCAAGTACAATCAGCGCTTATCAAAGGTATAGCAGAATATACAGGTCAAGATTTCGTAGAGACTGACTCGCAGGTAGATTCAGAGCATTTCACTATCTCAGGTTCTTCTAAAGTAGGTGCTACTATAGCCGAGGATATTAAGAAGTCATCTTTAGAAGCTGGTATTTTTGCTATAATAGCTATATTCGTTTATATCCTTATCAGGTTTAGAAGATGGCAGTTTAGTACTGGAGCTATTATAGCTCTTATACATGATAGTTTATTTGTATTCGCAGCCTTTGGTATAGCAGGAGCGCTAGGATTTAAATTTGAAATTGATCAGGTTTTTGTAGCGGCTATACTAACTATCATTGGTTACTCTATTAACGATACCGTGGTAGTATTTGACCGTATTAGAGAGTACCTAGGCTTAGGTGCCGGTCGTGAGCGCTTAAAAGTGTTTAACACTGCTATTAACAGCACTATGAACCGTACTGTAATGACCTCATTCACTACTTTAATAGTTGTATTAATACTATTTATCTTTGGAGGTGAAGTATTGAGAGGGTTCTCATTCTCTCTACTTGTAGGTATTATTGTGGGTACTTATTCTTCAATTTTCATCGCATCTCCAGTGGTGGCAGATTTAGATAAGAAATTAACGGAATAG
- a CDS encoding monodechloroaminopyrrolnitrin synthase PrnB family protein, with product MPQTLDQSFFWEKKLFVQVSQDLSIADLDPLGMDDFFKLLPEYNKKGDVKKLVEGLYKHLPYPDKLSGFNYEEALAAMRDIGMLLGSIKRHGHEPIDEVPELDYVLDILSEKNDLPPRDTLLHYSVWNPAGDRMRTYTHFNDERGLIESVKMAMTPVVKAIYYLIELHNTDIDSKEFAPICDMADACFRQMVQAIVFARKKVDTGVFSQHLRFYYDPIKLYGRDYLGPGAVEMPVFIYDHLLWGSDCEDEEYYTFQNTYVPYILPQLRDVYYNYRGQESLSSRVQNSLLKENVSEHTVKSAEALRNMFKTLVSFRMPHKHMAEEAYSKQSERATGSGGYSTGILAAIIKIMNDKRYQLDDTMKLAGYLNSNNKIPG from the coding sequence ATGCCGCAAACTCTTGATCAATCTTTCTTCTGGGAGAAAAAACTGTTTGTACAAGTAAGTCAGGATCTGTCTATAGCAGATCTTGACCCATTAGGAATGGATGATTTTTTCAAGCTTCTTCCAGAGTATAATAAAAAAGGTGATGTAAAAAAGCTTGTAGAAGGATTATACAAGCACTTGCCTTACCCTGATAAGTTGTCTGGTTTTAATTATGAAGAGGCTCTGGCTGCTATGAGAGACATAGGCATGCTATTAGGCTCTATTAAAAGACATGGCCACGAGCCTATAGATGAGGTGCCGGAGTTAGATTACGTTCTTGATATTTTGAGCGAAAAAAACGACCTACCCCCAAGAGATACTTTGCTACACTACTCAGTGTGGAACCCTGCCGGTGATAGAATGAGAACCTATACTCACTTTAATGATGAAAGAGGGTTAATAGAGAGTGTTAAAATGGCTATGACTCCGGTAGTAAAGGCGATTTATTACCTTATAGAACTGCATAATACTGATATAGATTCTAAGGAATTTGCTCCAATATGTGATATGGCAGATGCCTGCTTTAGGCAAATGGTGCAAGCCATAGTCTTTGCCAGAAAGAAAGTAGATACTGGTGTTTTTTCTCAGCATTTGAGATTTTACTATGATCCTATTAAATTATATGGCCGTGACTATCTAGGTCCGGGAGCAGTGGAAATGCCGGTATTTATTTATGATCACCTCTTATGGGGTTCAGATTGTGAAGATGAAGAGTATTATACTTTTCAGAACACTTACGTTCCTTACATTTTACCACAGCTGAGAGACGTTTATTATAACTACAGAGGTCAGGAGTCTTTGAGCTCTCGTGTTCAAAATAGTCTGCTGAAAGAAAATGTGTCAGAACATACAGTAAAATCAGCCGAAGCTCTAAGAAATATGTTCAAAACGCTTGTGAGCTTTAGAATGCCTCATAAGCATATGGCAGAAGAGGCTTATAGCAAACAATCAGAAAGAGCCACTGGTAGTGGCGGTTATAGTACTGGTATTTTAGCTGCTATAATAAAGATTATGAATGATAAGAGATATCAGCTAGATGATACTATGAAGTTAGCTGGTTATTTAAATAGTAATAATAAGATACCCGGATAA
- a CDS encoding SusC/RagA family TonB-linked outer membrane protein — translation MKKFYQLVKDTRHGLRSVSIMLMSLLFLSVQFSAGHAEIMTISNKEMHVVAAITVTGTVLDENGMPLPGVNVVEKGTNNGTITDAKGKFSVNVASPQSVLVFSFVGTTTEEVVVGNQTSISVTLMNDVKTLGELVVMGYGTQEKKDVTGAVGSIDSEDFNKGVITSPQQLLQGKIAGVSVVSSSGEPGASQSMTVRGPSGLRSGNNPLYVIDGIPLDNSNSVGAVDPMSFINPSDIESIDVLKDASATAIYGARGANGVVMITTRNGKEGQSRLDFSSSVSFSKIARKMDVYSADEFREVVPAIGGNLNDGGASTDWQDLITRTAITQNYNMSLSGGTKNTQYFASVGYQDQEGIIKENELKRYNGRLKLTQNLVDDRIKVDVNLSASRVDNQRPNFNNVIGDALVANPTYAAYDADGNPAYYGDVSNPLIQLEQYDDITSTDRIIGSISPSVEIIKGLTYKLNLGVDVSRTTRDEQYIPNSRYDQEGRLNSTFYNRDNTLLEHYLTYDFTKDGHHANILAGYSYQKVFEQERWWSISRFPENGVDPRYNPGQGQIIDLSQGDNYRGTNKPDGYAIKNELQSFFGRINYDLYDKYLFTANVRVDGSSKFGENNKYGTFPSFSAGWRISEEGFMGNGPFSDLKLRAGWGQTGNQEIPGKLSQESIELSTDGGVSYPLGDGDYPAGINYNRYANPDLKWEVTTQTNIGLDFGLLEGGLSGSVDVFRKVTSDVLLSVLDSDPLRPQNAVYYDNIEDMEVISKGVEVALDYKHSTAGGVRYGVGANATFLDNEITGSPYTVIYSGSAQGGGMTGALVNGYVNGQPIGTFYLLDFIGIDEDGASMYRDVTPDETINDQDRISAGSSLPKTTYNFYGNVGYKGFDLSINFNGVSGNKLYNNTANALFTKARLSRSLNTTDAANAYPNESINNSTTISTRYLEDASFLRLNNLTLAYTFNTEDLNINGWVKSLRLSVTGQNLFVITDYKGYDPEVDVKSNSGGYQSYGIDYLGYPKARSVVFGLNVSF, via the coding sequence ATGAAAAAATTCTATCAACTAGTTAAAGATACACGACATGGGCTACGTTCGGTAAGCATCATGTTGATGTCTCTTTTATTCTTGAGTGTACAGTTCTCTGCTGGGCACGCCGAGATCATGACCATTTCTAATAAGGAAATGCACGTGGTTGCAGCGATTACCGTAACAGGTACAGTGTTAGACGAAAACGGTATGCCTTTGCCAGGAGTGAATGTAGTAGAGAAAGGAACTAATAATGGTACTATTACAGATGCCAAGGGTAAGTTTTCAGTAAATGTAGCTTCTCCTCAATCTGTTTTGGTATTTAGTTTTGTGGGTACTACTACTGAAGAGGTAGTGGTAGGTAACCAGACCAGTATATCAGTAACACTGATGAACGATGTAAAGACATTAGGAGAACTGGTGGTGATGGGATACGGTACCCAAGAGAAGAAGGATGTTACCGGTGCTGTAGGTTCTATTGACAGTGAAGATTTTAATAAGGGTGTTATCACTTCACCTCAGCAATTACTTCAAGGTAAAATTGCCGGAGTAAGCGTTGTATCTTCTAGTGGTGAGCCTGGAGCTTCACAAAGCATGACTGTACGTGGCCCTAGTGGCTTAAGAAGTGGTAATAATCCTCTTTATGTGATTGATGGTATTCCTTTAGATAATTCTAACAGTGTAGGAGCTGTAGATCCGATGTCATTTATTAATCCGTCAGATATTGAATCTATAGATGTATTGAAAGATGCGTCAGCTACTGCTATTTATGGAGCCAGAGGAGCTAACGGTGTAGTAATGATCACTACCAGAAATGGAAAAGAAGGCCAATCAAGATTAGACTTCAGTTCTAGTGTTTCTTTTTCTAAAATAGCTCGTAAAATGGATGTTTACAGTGCTGATGAGTTTCGTGAGGTAGTTCCGGCTATTGGTGGTAACTTAAATGATGGCGGAGCCTCTACAGACTGGCAAGACCTGATTACCAGAACAGCCATTACGCAGAACTATAACATGTCATTAAGCGGAGGTACTAAAAACACTCAGTACTTTGCATCTGTCGGTTATCAGGATCAGGAAGGTATCATTAAAGAAAACGAGCTTAAGCGTTATAACGGTCGTTTGAAATTGACTCAAAATCTGGTAGATGACAGAATTAAAGTAGATGTTAACTTAAGTGCTTCGCGCGTAGATAATCAGCGTCCTAATTTTAATAATGTAATAGGAGATGCACTGGTAGCTAACCCTACCTATGCTGCTTATGATGCAGATGGCAACCCTGCTTATTATGGAGATGTGAGCAACCCGCTTATTCAGTTAGAGCAATATGATGATATTACCTCAACAGATAGAATAATAGGTAGCATTTCCCCTTCAGTAGAAATAATTAAAGGACTTACTTATAAGCTTAATTTAGGGGTTGACGTATCAAGAACTACCAGAGATGAGCAGTACATTCCTAACAGCAGATATGATCAGGAAGGAAGACTAAATTCTACTTTTTATAATAGAGATAACACTTTATTAGAGCATTACCTTACTTATGATTTTACTAAAGATGGTCATCATGCTAATATTTTAGCGGGTTATTCTTATCAAAAAGTATTTGAGCAAGAGAGATGGTGGAGCATTAGCAGGTTCCCGGAAAATGGTGTGGATCCAAGGTATAACCCTGGTCAGGGTCAAATTATTGACTTGAGCCAGGGAGATAACTACAGGGGTACTAATAAGCCTGACGGTTATGCTATTAAAAATGAGCTACAATCATTTTTTGGAAGAATTAACTATGACTTGTATGACAAGTATTTGTTCACTGCCAATGTAAGGGTAGACGGTAGCTCTAAGTTTGGGGAGAATAATAAATACGGTACGTTCCCTTCATTCTCTGCTGGGTGGAGAATTTCAGAAGAAGGTTTCATGGGTAATGGTCCTTTCTCAGATCTGAAATTAAGAGCAGGCTGGGGACAAACTGGTAATCAGGAAATTCCAGGAAAATTAAGCCAGGAATCTATTGAGTTAAGCACTGATGGTGGCGTGAGTTATCCTTTAGGCGATGGTGATTACCCTGCCGGTATCAACTATAATAGATATGCTAACCCAGATTTGAAATGGGAGGTAACTACACAAACCAATATAGGTTTAGACTTTGGCTTACTTGAAGGTGGCTTGTCTGGTTCAGTAGATGTATTCAGAAAAGTAACATCAGATGTATTATTATCTGTGCTTGATTCTGATCCTCTTCGTCCTCAAAATGCGGTTTATTATGACAACATAGAGGATATGGAAGTAATATCAAAAGGGGTGGAAGTTGCCTTAGATTATAAGCATAGCACTGCAGGAGGTGTTCGTTACGGAGTTGGTGCTAACGCCACTTTCCTTGATAATGAAATTACAGGTTCACCTTACACTGTAATCTACTCTGGTTCAGCGCAAGGTGGAGGTATGACTGGTGCTCTTGTTAATGGTTATGTAAATGGTCAGCCTATAGGTACTTTCTATTTACTTGATTTTATTGGGATAGACGAAGACGGAGCCAGCATGTACAGAGATGTAACTCCTGATGAAACCATTAATGATCAAGACAGGATTTCGGCAGGTAGCTCGTTACCTAAAACTACCTATAACTTCTATGGAAATGTAGGGTATAAAGGCTTTGATCTTTCTATAAACTTTAACGGTGTGTCTGGTAATAAACTTTATAATAACACCGCTAATGCTTTATTTACCAAAGCCAGATTATCAAGGTCACTTAATACTACGGATGCTGCTAATGCATATCCTAATGAGTCAATCAATAACTCTACCACTATATCTACGAGGTACCTGGAAGATGCTTCTTTCCTAAGGTTAAACAACCTTACACTAGCTTATACATTTAACACTGAAGATCTGAATATTAATGGTTGGGTAAAATCATTGAGGCTATCCGTAACAGGACAAAACCTGTTCGTGATTACTGATTATAAAGGATATGATCCTGAAGTAGATGTGAAAAGTAACTCAGGTGGATATCAGTCTTATGGTATCGATTACTTAGGGTATCCTAAAGCACGTTCAGTTGTATTTGGCCTTAATGTTTCATTTTAA
- a CDS encoding non-canonical purine NTP diphosphatase gives MKICFATNNKNKLEEVQNMLPPHFELVSLEGVGCTEELREDQDTLEGNSLQKAQYVFDTFEYSCFADDTGLEVPSINGEPGVKSARYAGDQRDNEANIQLLLDKLEGKEDRSAQFRTVITLVTPDETKQFEGVVKGKIISQKVGEKGFGYDPVFVPEGYDVTFAQMSMDEKNKISHRARAFNKLSDYLSSSKF, from the coding sequence ATGAAAATCTGCTTTGCTACCAATAATAAAAACAAACTTGAGGAGGTGCAGAATATGCTACCTCCTCATTTTGAATTAGTCTCATTAGAAGGCGTGGGCTGTACTGAAGAGTTGAGAGAAGATCAGGATACTCTGGAAGGAAACTCACTGCAAAAGGCACAATACGTTTTCGATACATTTGAATATTCATGCTTTGCTGATGATACCGGTCTTGAGGTGCCTTCTATCAATGGAGAGCCGGGAGTGAAATCTGCCAGATATGCGGGAGATCAGCGAGATAATGAAGCCAACATTCAACTTTTACTAGATAAACTTGAGGGGAAGGAAGATCGTAGTGCCCAATTTAGAACTGTGATCACATTGGTTACGCCAGATGAAACCAAGCAGTTTGAAGGAGTAGTAAAAGGAAAAATTATATCACAAAAAGTGGGAGAAAAGGGCTTTGGCTATGATCCTGTTTTTGTGCCAGAAGGGTATGACGTTACCTTCGCCCAAATGTCTATGGACGAAAAAAACAAAATAAGCCACAGAGCAAGGGCTTTTAATAAACTATCAGATTATTTATCATCTTCAAAATTTTAA
- a CDS encoding RagB/SusD family nutrient uptake outer membrane protein, with amino-acid sequence MKKIFLLIGIIGIASLYSCTDLEEEILDESTDVTGDGGAESLLAPAYAPLPEFYRHTNYFTLQEVTTDEAILPYRGGTDWGDNGKFINLHQHTFTSTNGAVNDAWNSITTGLTYSTSAVARLRNANDPALSSFLAEARGLTAFYNMKSLDLYGIVFRKNGVDSTSVILRGEDAFNYIESELLDIVDDLSNDVGPGRISQDAAYGLLARLYLNAAVYRDVYGTPSFRNEDMDKVIDYTTRLIESGKYQLSPEFFEIFDDENHTNPELIFAIDQRADLNGHNRMAYFSLSGNQFPLPDYPRANGTDGAALTSDYYRTWIEAYGEDPQGIDPRFHKHNLDTTITCINGDAFEIDRGILRGQQYGLQHDAKGEPFERCDDGGYVVGKIYNVTRSEPDEPVIFTENIDFSLEGSDYATGYRVEKYEFSKQSDTGRNRGEADLVVLRLADMYLMRAEAYLRRSNNTAAALEDVNTIRGARTARFTAPDLNSIDLETLYRERGFELYWEHQRRTDMIRFGKYEDTWTEKNNSDVTKRLFPIPQSAIDAASDRPGYLVQNEGY; translated from the coding sequence ATGAAAAAAATATTTTTATTAATCGGAATAATAGGTATTGCTTCTCTGTATAGCTGTACAGACTTAGAAGAAGAAATACTGGATGAGTCCACAGATGTAACTGGAGACGGTGGTGCAGAATCACTTTTAGCGCCTGCTTATGCTCCTTTACCAGAATTCTACAGACATACTAATTACTTTACTCTGCAAGAAGTAACTACAGATGAAGCTATTTTGCCATACCGTGGAGGTACTGATTGGGGGGATAATGGTAAGTTCATCAACTTGCATCAGCACACATTCACATCTACTAACGGAGCGGTGAATGATGCCTGGAATTCTATTACCACAGGTCTTACTTATTCTACTTCGGCAGTGGCCAGGTTAAGAAATGCTAATGATCCTGCTTTATCAAGCTTTTTAGCCGAAGCTCGTGGGTTAACAGCTTTTTATAACATGAAAAGTCTTGATTTATATGGTATAGTATTCAGGAAAAATGGGGTAGATTCTACCTCAGTAATACTGAGAGGAGAAGACGCATTTAACTATATAGAGAGTGAGTTATTAGACATAGTAGATGATTTGAGTAATGATGTAGGCCCAGGTCGTATTTCTCAAGATGCAGCTTATGGCTTATTGGCAAGATTATATTTGAATGCAGCGGTATATAGAGATGTATATGGAACTCCATCTTTCAGAAATGAGGATATGGATAAAGTGATTGATTATACTACCAGGCTTATTGAGTCAGGCAAGTATCAACTATCGCCTGAGTTCTTCGAAATATTTGATGATGAAAACCATACTAACCCAGAACTGATCTTTGCTATAGATCAAAGAGCTGATTTGAACGGACATAACCGTATGGCTTATTTCTCTTTATCAGGAAATCAGTTCCCATTACCTGACTACCCCAGAGCAAATGGTACTGACGGTGCAGCACTTACTTCTGATTATTACAGAACCTGGATTGAGGCCTACGGTGAAGATCCTCAAGGAATTGACCCAAGATTCCATAAGCACAATTTAGATACTACCATTACTTGTATTAATGGAGATGCCTTTGAAATTGACCGCGGTATTTTAAGAGGTCAGCAGTATGGGCTTCAGCATGATGCCAAGGGAGAGCCATTTGAAAGATGTGATGACGGTGGTTATGTAGTAGGTAAAATATATAATGTAACTCGCTCTGAGCCTGATGAACCCGTTATTTTTACAGAAAACATTGATTTCTCTCTAGAGGGCAGCGACTATGCTACCGGCTATAGAGTAGAAAAATATGAATTTAGTAAGCAGTCAGATACAGGAAGAAACAGAGGCGAAGCGGACCTTGTAGTACTTCGTTTGGCTGATATGTACCTGATGAGAGCAGAAGCTTACTTGAGAAGAAGCAATAATACAGCTGCTGCTTTGGAAGATGTAAACACTATTCGTGGTGCCAGAACTGCCAGATTTACTGCCCCTGATTTAAATTCAATTGATCTTGAGACACTTTACAGAGAAAGAGGTTTCGAGCTTTACTGGGAGCACCAAAGAAGAACTGATATGATCCGTTTTGGAAAGTATGAAGACACATGGACAGAAAAAAATAATTCTGATGTTACAAAAAGACTTTTCCCAATTCCTCAGTCTGCGATAGATGCTGCGTCTGATAGACCTGGATATTTGGTTCAAAACGAGGGTTATTAA